The sequence TGGAGAAAGAATGAGACTAACTACAGAACCAGCGACATGGACATTGCAAGGGGATACTTCTCGACTTCTCGTGCTTTCTCTTTTTGTGCACTAAAACAAGAGACCTTTTTGATCCCAAAAAAAGAACAAGAGACCTTTTATGGGTTCACAAATCGCTGTCACGTCTCTTTCATTGGTTACTTGAAACTAATTTAAAGTTTGGCAATTATAAATCAGGAAAGCATAAATATAATAAAGTGCTAAGGTACTGTAATTAAAGGAAAGCCTTGGAtagaattttgatttaaattcaTGCACACTGATGAATTACCAGCTATATACTAAAATGAACAAAGAAGTTGCAAAAAATACATAAACGTGTCACTTTTGTCTTTCTATGACTAAATTAAACGTGCAagataaattattttcacatcCTCCAAATCGCATCAATTTCTCTGATCAATTTACTATTTTACCacagtttaagaaaaaaaaatggatagtttaagtatttaattataatttatagcTTAGAAAAGATAATTCAACTATGAAGAAACTATATATAAtgaactaataattttataattgttaTCATTCAAATAACACAAAATTGGTAGACGGACAAATCTTACCTTAAGGTTGTTCATAGAGAAGAATCtcaggaagaaaaaaaacacaatagATTTTGTCATAGTAAGAAACTAGTACAAACTAGCTAGAAAAATCATGTTCTTGTGGTCAGGACAAAGGCTTGAAGAGTTTGAGAACCGCCTCGCTTGCTGTATGTGTGTTGTGTAaacatatctttatatataaagaagagTTTAATCTCTCCTGATGATGCCAGCTAGGATGCCAGCTTGGAAATAGGATCCCTGTAGTGAAGACACATAGGATCCGCACCGTTTCACTAAACTTCGCTGTTGGGCTTCGTTACGCGCTGCGGCCCATCGAGACAGTCTTCTGCGGAAGCCCTATCAACTGCTCCCCTCCGTGTTCTTCGTTCGTCGTCGATCTAGGAAGAGACTGTCGAGATTCTGTAACGGCGATTGTGGTTTAATCGTCAACCACGTGATTGTCACCTATAAAAAGGTATGGCTCCATCCCCTTAGCATCATCCTcacaatttctaaatcaatctaCCTCTTAATACGTCATCACTTCTAAAAGCCTTCATTCGTTTAGTTTGTTCTTATCAAGCCAACTGCTCAGTCCCGACTCCTCCCTCCTCAGGTATGAATCCCTCTTAATGTTTCACTCCAAGTCGTTTGATAAATAAGCCTCAATGTAGTTGGCCGGAGATGTTGGAGGAAAAGACGGTTTGAAGAATCTTCACGGTGTGTATGTTTCCGTCGGAGTGGAGAAACACTGGAAGGGACATGAGTCGATTAGCCATGTCTTGATTGCGTCTAACCCATACCGGTACGTTGTAGAACTGGATTTGGAGTCAGTTTCGTTACCTGGAATCCAGTCAGATAATACTGGAGTTAACTGGTTCTCGAAGAGATGCAGAAagccttaaaaaaaaattgagtctGAAATCATGTTGAACCATTGGAGAATCAGAATTattctgtttgtgtttgtatGTACGTACATCTCATTTCTCTCGCTGTGAATTTTTAATCTTTATCTATCTTAATCTTGCAAGTTGTTACTTTGTGACAGTTGCCTATGTTATTGAGTATATTGCTGTCATCTATTTACAAGATGTGTTCTGAGGAAACCATGCATTTTAAAGTAGTAGACCTCTCAAGAATTAACAGATCTATCATCTGGGATTAGTCCTTATGTATATTAGTCTTATGTATCCATGTTTAGTTCTTATGTATATTAGTCTATAGTGATTCACTTGGTATGTGGTTGAGTCTAAACATGATCATGTTTGATGCAATATGATAATTTACTTGGCACAAGGTTGAACCTAATGTGAATGTGTTTGATTCAGTATGACGAGTGCATCAAGGACTGTGATAAGGCTGTTGAAAAGGATAGAAAGCTTAGGCCTGGAAAGGAACAACTCGAAAAAGTATCCACAGGTAGCCGCCAAGAACGGCTGGTTTTGTTGGCTCTGCTACTGCTCCGCACACCATCTCCTCTGATGCGCATGTGCTCTCCTCAGAGCTGCGACCAAAGCGTTGGCGAGCGAGGGTTGAGTCTGAAACTGACTGTTTGGATTGGTGGGAATCCTGTTGAAGGAAACGTTGAAACAGAGCTCGAGAGCTTGGAAATAGAGAGAAGGGTGTGCTATTTGGCGACCAAAGGAAGTGAGAGGATGAGATTTGAGACATGCCCTTCGAAAAAAATTTGATCTTGTGGAAGTTAAAATCGTCGAAGTGACGTGAAGAGGAGTGACCTGAGAATGGCCTCTCCTTTTTGCTGGTTTGATATTGCTTCTAAACTGAAGCAGCCTTGGTGTTAGCGTCTGGTGCACGGTATAAACCAATGTACGCATCACTTTAACCCGTTAAATCCCTTTCAAGTTTTATCTTTGTACCCACAAACAAAACAAGGTTGAGACGTTGAAGTTTCTTTAAGCTTAAAGGAAGAAATAGTGGTGGAGGAAGCAAACTTAAGTTATGAAGATATGGTTTAGTATGAGGAAAGTATCGAATAGATGAGGGAGGGCAAGTTATGGctttatattgtttgtttcaTACTTTCgatgttattttttctttaaatttctTAGTAATTAAATATCATAAAGAGCTCAGATATTACTGAATACTTTTGTAATACTAAACACTTGGCCAGTCGTTCAAATTGTTTTACTTGGAGGATGCATTAAAGAACTTCACTTGAAGCAGATATTAGTTCTTCTGAATTTCACttgaaaattttataagaaaaccAATTACGAGAATACAATAACATTGTTGCCTTTTCACGTTTTATCAACTCAACCATGATTAAAGAAAAACTTAAACTTTTCCTATTCTAATATTTGAGTTTAagttaagaaaaactaagatactgagaaaaagaaaaaaaaacaatttacacactatcaaaacaaatgaaaaaataaaatatacaacattaaacataaaatggAAAATAATTTCATGATATAAACAAGAGACTAAATTTATTGTATCTAAATAgatgtatttaaaaaatttcatgaAAAAATATCTTCCTAGCTAATCTCGAATGGCACATAGAAACAATTATGAATTCTTTCCCTGATAATCTGAAATTCTGTGTTTAATGTTAAGATCAAGCAAGAAATAGTCTAGAAATCCTTATATTTGTTCATAATAAacaatatagtttattttatctGAACCAAGTATCACCTAacaataaactttaaaaataaaaccgaTGAATATCAGGAACATGTCCTAACCCTTGAACACTATGTCCAATCCAATTGGATATCTAATGTTTTGATTGCCAGTTTTTCATCAAATGTGAGATTCTCTTTTTGGAAAATTATTCAAAGGCCTTACAACTGGCGAGAATCTCAAAAAGAATCGTATACATTAGTTGTTAGATACAAATTATTCAACAATGACATAACAATATTGTCGTCGCaaaaagtcaaaacaaaaattacttACAAACAAAAGATACATGaaccattttcttgagttttttcttctttttttgtgtcTTTCATTCACATCTCTTGCAAATATGAACCTAAAATACCAaccacaaaattatataagaaaataataatctagATCACAAATAAAtcatatcccgcccgtagggcgggccgactcTAGTTGATAATAATGCTTTGCTTGTATACTACTGTTTGGAAAAAACTGTGTGTATGGAAATGAATATATTAttagtttgataaaaaaaaaatcatgctcATGCTAGTTGTATTGGATAGTagtttaattataattatagaaTAGGAAAAATCATTAAACTATGGAAAAATGATGAATTATCAACTTTATCATCGTTATCATTCAAATAGCACAAAATTGATAAGGGGACAACAAAAGAACTTCCCCTTTAAGTTgttcaaataataaaaagagaggaaaaacataataaaatagattttgcgATGGAAAGAAAATACGAGTAGTGAAGGAGTTTTGATCATTGGTTTAGAGTTTTCACCAtcagttgatcaaaaaaaaaaaaagagttttcacCATCTCTGGCCTCTGCCACCACCACGACCAAAtcttccaccaccacctcctccacgACCAAACCTAcccccaccaccaccatatcTTCTCTGCACTGGTTCACGCTCTTGAAGCTTAGGCATCTCTTTAACAACCTCCAAGCTCATACTCCCAGCATTCTTTTGTCCAGCCGCAATAAACTGGTCTACATCTGACTGCACAACATCGAAAACCGCACCTCCGTCTACTGTTAGAGTCATCCCTTCAATCAAATTAACCTTGTCATCCGGTAAAACTCTCCTCAGCACACTAAATGCATTACTGCAAAGAAACCACAAAATCATCttagtatttattttctttttaaatattaagcaaaaaaaaaaagacacaagcagagagagagagagagagagagagaagcttaCGTTGCCGAGTATATAGGTCTCCCTGCTTCAAGATGTAACGTGACATGGTTCTCCATTGATGTTAGAAGAGACCTTTTCTTAATCTCAGTAAAGCCCTGCAGAATAAATAACTCTTTAATACACTCTCTCCTTTGAGACAATAAAAGTGGTTCAAAAGAAAACTAACCGCGGTTTTGGCAAGAGCTTTAGCAAGGAGTACTTCAGCTGACACACCGGAGCTCTCCAACAGCTCCTTGGCCGCCGCCAGAAACGCAGGAACCACAGTGTCACAGACTTGTGTGATCTTCTCAGCAGCTTCCATACCAATGGCTTTGGCGATATCATTAGGCTGGGGCGCAGACACGTGCTCAAACTTTATCCCAGCTTGTTTCTCAATCCTGGACACGCCAGACTTTCTAGAATCGTATAACATGACCGCGACTCCAGTGTTGCCTGCTCTTCCTGTTCGGCCTGAACGATGGATGTAGTCTTCAACATCACGTGGAGGCTCACACTACAACAGAAACAAAACAGAACGTTACAACAGCAGAGAAGGATTAAACAAGAATGATTTAGACACTAACCTGGATGATTAGCTGCACGTCATTGATATCTAGACCACGAGCAGCAACGTTTGTAGCAACCAATGTCGAGAACTTCCCCTTTCTAAATCCAGCAAGAGTAATCTACAATCACAGGATTCATTATTATTGGGGCCCCATtccattttcaaaatatttttttattataaaaaatcacATCTATAAAactatacaaaacaaaatgaataacataataaatagacaaaaaaaattatttaccttTAAttcgtatatatatttttcaaaattttacaactttttgtatatattagtatattatgttaaaacataaaacacatataaagagacaaaaaaaattatttacatttagttagtatatatatatatacaaaattttataactttttgtatatattataaattgatatatatttatatataaagtttttttaatattaaatgtttAATCCCACGGGGCTCAATAAAAAAGTAGAATAACATACCTCACGTTGTGATTGTTGAATGTCACCATGCAAAGCTCTAGCACCAGGCAACAGACCAGAAAGCTCAGAAGCTTGGTCTTTAGTCTCGGTGAAAATGATGGTACTACCTCCACTGAAGattaataataatttgtataagaaacttgacaacttaattttaaaatgattattaaAGTAGTAGATGGTTTACCTGCTGTATAAGCTGATGATGTCAGGAATCAAGCGAGACATAGCTTGCTTACTGCAGGGAAGAGCAATGTGTCTAACACTGTTACTGGCTTTCATTTTATCATTACCAACAAGATCAATAGTCTTCTTGTCTTGTTTCAAAAACCTAGACGCAATCTGGTAGTAGTAGTAgcaagaaatatatatattaacacaaAAAAGCTTTTAACtaatgaagaaaaagaaaatatttgaaaaaggGACGCACGTTTTGAACCCATGATGGCAAGGTAGCACTGAAGAGAAGCGTCTGAACTTTTTTAGGATCCTCCACCTTCCCTAAGATGAGTTCAACGTCGTCGACGAATCCCATTCTCAGCATTTCATCAGCTTCGTCGAGAACACGGAACTGTAGGTAGGTCAGGTCAAGGTTTTGCCTTTCGATATGATCCTGCAATGgatatattattaatacaaaaaaaaaacagtgattTGATTTAAGAAAAGAGCAAAGAGACATGCCTTGATACGACCAGGGGTACCAACTACAATGTCAACACCTTTCTTTAGTTTTTGCTGCTGAGGAGGGTAAGGATCACCTCCATAGACACAGCAAGAAGTTAAACCAACGGATCCTCCATACGCATCAAAGTCAGCAAACACCTACAAAAGTAACACCATACTATCAATAAACACACAATGTTCTTAAAATTGGTCGgaaacaattttcttaaaatccaaTTTAGAAggtaaaaaatctaattttcttgttatttttatatatataaaattttataataaacccgaaaactaaaatatttaatataaatccGACTAATTAGCTAGTCTATAGGTATAGAGTCTGAGGATCATTACCTGCTTGGCCAATTCTCTGGTTGGTAAAAGTACCAAAACACTAGGTGGCCTGCCGTATCCATTCTTCCTTTTGTTCTTGGCAGGTCCATTGATCAAGGACTCCAATATAGGTAACACAAAAGCCAATGTTTTACCCTGCACCACACCACACACGATCAACAAAGCCTCAAACTTTGAAAAACTTCacaccaaaacaaacaaaagattaCACTAATAGTGATTTAAACTATCAAACTTTCATCTCAAAAATAATCACTGATTAACTTAGTCAGTATAAAGTCTCATACTTTGAAGATTTCACAACAAACAAACATAGGATTA comes from Brassica rapa cultivar Chiifu-401-42 chromosome A02, CAAS_Brap_v3.01, whole genome shotgun sequence and encodes:
- the LOC103854992 gene encoding DEAD-box ATP-dependent RNA helicase 7, which translates into the protein MPSLALSEEKKMKKSTSSETTTAAATTPDSKKKKEKKPKKLSDSDGEEDSEKKKSKKKKRKAAAESSDSGSELVEPESSKKKSSKKVKLSVVEDVKVVENPNAVSKFRISDPLREKLKEKGIEALFPIQATTFDMVLDGADLVGRARTGQGKTLAFVLPILESLINGPAKNKRKNGYGRPPSVLVLLPTRELAKQVFADFDAYGGSVGLTSCCVYGGDPYPPQQQKLKKGVDIVVGTPGRIKDHIERQNLDLTYLQFRVLDEADEMLRMGFVDDVELILGKVEDPKKVQTLLFSATLPSWVQNIASRFLKQDKKTIDLVGNDKMKASNSVRHIALPCSKQAMSRLIPDIISLYSSGGSTIIFTETKDQASELSGLLPGARALHGDIQQSQREITLAGFRKGKFSTLVATNVAARGLDINDVQLIIQCEPPRDVEDYIHRSGRTGRAGNTGVAVMLYDSRKSGVSRIEKQAGIKFEHVSAPQPNDIAKAIGMEAAEKITQVCDTVVPAFLAAAKELLESSGVSAEVLLAKALAKTAGFTEIKKRSLLTSMENHVTLHLEAGRPIYSATNAFSVLRRVLPDDKVNLIEGMTLTVDGGAVFDVVQSDVDQFIAAGQKNAGSMSLEVVKEMPKLQEREPVQRRYGGGGGRFGRGGGGGGRFGRGGGRGQRW